tttatacataatatCTTGTTGTATTCTCCAAGGGCTCTACTTTAGTACATCATGTTAATAGTAAAAAGGCAAGTAAGATGGCTAAACCTCACCCTAGCATTTTAATATCCTCTGGACAAAGGAAGCTAGAAAGTCAATCACTTTATACACGTAAGAGTAGTGTTCCAAAGTAACTAAGAAGCTGCTACATTTTTAAGCAGGGAGGAAAAAACTTTCATTTTGGTCTTTCTGTTCCAGCAAATTATACTTTCAATTAACAGCAACAATGATATCATTAAAAAtgctctgctttttaaatttctgaacttcaatacaaattaaaatagtaCTGGAgtcttttgggaggccaacagcTAGCAGCTACATTAACTGGTGTAGGTGAGCCTCCTTATCGATAACCAGGTCCAGGTTGGGTATAGCCCTGACCAAAGGGAGGACGGTTACGTGCATAAGGATTAGGCCCACTTGGAGGAGGGGTCATGGTACTTCCAGGAAGTGAAGTAAAACCTGGTCTTGGTTGATAGGCTCCAGGTTGGCTTGGAGCCATTCCAGGTTGAGAGGCAGGAGCCACAGTATAATTAGTAGGCTGAGAAGTTTGGGCAGTGTAAGTTTGTGCAGGATAATTGCTCGCCTGGTACTGCTGTGGCGGCTGAGCAGGCAGTTGTTGAGGCTGACCAGAAAAGGCAGGAGCTGGTGCCTGGGAAGTTGGTTGCTGGCCATATCCCTGGAACTGCTGAGGTTGTTGGGGTCCAGTCTGCTGACTATAGCTTGctgaaaaggcaaaataaacaaCATGTATCTTATCTTTTAGTAAAACTTTTCCAAAGAATTAGTCTTACTGTTAGGTGGACCAAAAATGGtgagaaatttaataaatatgtatgtaacaaGCAGAGTGGTAGATTCCATCAAATAATATTTCAAGACCAAGTAGTTATCAAAGAGGCATTCTCTACACAATTTTTTAAACCCTCTGAGACATAATCCCTGAGAGCAAATTCCTGCCATAGCATAATTCCTAGAACAGATGCTCAAATGATAAAAGAATTATTATACTTTCTAGGAAGATCAAAAATGGGAAAGCTAAATAGTCATTAACCAGGTTTTCAGGGGAGACCTACTTAACAGtatcaaataaaaacacattgtggagaatgaacatttttatatgaaataatactataaatatatcttattgtactaatTAGGTGCTTTAAATTTTGCTCACTCTATAAAAACTAAGCCATTAAGaataaatacaaagtaccatTTTCACAATCTTTacaatctttcatttcttttagatttggtATCTGATGCTTTTTGCCTTTACGACTCAAAATTTTGACTTAGCAGTACAGCATAACACATAAAAAGCACACCATATTGCCCCATAAAAAGCAACATCTATATTCATTATTTACTAGGATggaattttttttacaataaaagtCGGCTTCACTGAAAACTTTTATCTCTACCATGAAACACACCTGCAGCTACTTGCAATGAAACCTCTCCATTGACTGGAATCCTGTCAGCATTAAATACCAGATacataagaaaattattaaaatatgtacaaccctgcattaaaaaaaaaaaaggattgaatGAATTTGAGTATATTCTGAACTCACCTTGAACCTGGGTTCAAAATTTACTCATGAAAGAAACCTTTATGACATAGTCCATGAACAAAACTGGAAAAGGTCAGAGGGAAACTGGCAAACCAACAGTGTCAAAGATGGTCCAATGTTACCACCACCACCTCTTAGTCTCCAAGCAGAGTATTTAGTTGACTATTTCCATATCTCTCAATCAAATTCAAGTTAATAGACTAGTAGGATCAGAAATACAAAGATCATAATTTGAAAAACCTAAATTTTACTCAGAGTGAAGACCCTGACTAAATTTATTAAGAGCAACCTTAGTTCTTAAGAAAATCAAGTATCTTTAACCCATTTAACTCACGGTAGCATCTGAACACTGACCTAAAACCAATTCATAAAAAATTCTGAATGTCATACAATTTCTCCTATCCTCTACATAAAACTTACATTTTCACTATAAGGTTTTGGAGAAACAGATGGATTCAGCTTTATACTGAAAATGCCTATTCATTTTAAGACTgcgagaaaaaagaaaagtgcctTTTCATCCTGGCACCCGAAATCTAAATTGTTTTTTTAACTGGGCCTGGAAGTAATCTGATCCTTAATTATTGCTTAGGGGAGGGAATAACCCTATAGGCTGAAGATTTCATTAGCAGCCCACCAGTCTCTTGAACATAATGTGGCAATGCTTCtatcactctgtgtgtgtgtgtgtgtttgtgtgtggtctCCCTTCCATTCCTCCAAAATAATAACTTTAGGTGAAGGACATCAGAAAtagcaaaaaatggaaatatggaaattatgtggggtttttttgaaTACACAGGACATCTAGCCTTTTATGGAAGAAGTCTGCCAACTCCAGTCTAGGTTGTAGAATGCAGAATGATACAGGGAAATACTGAACTGGTCCAGCTCCCTCCACTGAATGGCTATATGTGCTTTGACAAGTCACAATCTCTTTGAAAACTAGttgcctcatttataaaatgcaaaagCCTGAGTCCCACACCCAAtcaaatgaaattcaaaaatcTCTGGGAATGCAGCCCCTACACAAAGCctcccccaggtgattctaaagcACAGTGAGGGCCGAAATCCCCTGAGATTAAATGACAACTAAATCTCTTCAGTTCTGCTATTCTTTCTATAAATCACATAATTTgtaacactgatttttttttaaaagaactgcaTCCTAAAAATAACCTTCCTCCTGATATATTCCAAACTTAAGTTCTATACATTTCATACAATTAAAAACAAGTAGCTACAGGTTAAGTCACTCCACAGCAAATAAgatctaaataaaattatttgtgctaaaatatttcaaactttaattAATGACAGAATGTTACGGTCTAGgtcaggagtcagcaaacttttctgtaaagagccagacagtaaatattttaggctttgtgggtcacATGGTcttctgttgcaactactcaactctgccattctAGTGACCAAGCAGCAgtagagaatataaaaataaaagcagaagtgtgttccaataaaactttattcaaaaAAAACAGGCAACAGTCCCGATTTGGCCTGTGGGCTATACTTTACTGACTCCTGCTCTAGCTGATACCACAAAACTCCATAAAATTTAGACAAGATTCAACttgcataaattatttttaattacagttGAAATTCTGATACTTCAATCTTCGGCTGTAACACAAGCATTGGACACAAACTCTCTCTGACATGAATGTAACAAATACTGGAATTATAGCCAAagttacattaatatttatactTAGATACATATAATCTTCGGCGGACAGATggtaaaacacaaacaaaataggATGCTTATTTAAAACAACTAAACAATGTTCTTAGTTGCCTGAATTACATTTTATACGATTTTATCTGTATGGCCTCTTTCTGGTATTCCTACATACTTGcaagagattttaaaatctaaGTAGCTTAATTTAGCTCTTAAATAAGATCACCTTTCCATGTATGAATCAACTGTTCATATTTCTACAGGTACTAAGAGTACACTGGAATTACGTGTTACATATAAAtggaggggtggaggggaggggaaaacTTGCACTAAGTTGCCTAAGAGATAAACTGATCACGTTAGTAAGAGACAGctttgtattaaaaaatttttatactaCAAGTTACTGCAGAATCATCTACTGTAAGTTTTATTTGCCCACCAGAAAATTGAAATGTTGATTTACAATAgatattaatgtaaaatatttttaaataaataaaacaaatgttgtTTCCCCTAAATAAAAACTTAATACCTATTATGTCAATGTACTACAAATCAAGGAATTAAGAAGAGCTTAAAGTTTAATGAGTACAGAAACAAAAAGCCATGAGCCAACTCCCTTTCAACACCTGCTCACCTGAATACTGAATACCATACTGTTGAGGCTGCTGAGGTGGAGCCTGCGGCTGCTGCGCACCATAGCCGGCCTGTTGCTGGTACTGTTGGTACATCtgacctgaaaaagaaaaacacacacacacacacacacaagaaaacaaGACATGTTTAATGTggcaaagagaaatatttttaagatacatATACATTCTCTCTCCATCCAAACAGAGTAATAATATACAAGAAAGTATCTGTTCACCTTTAAATGTCTACGAAGAGAAGGAACCATTTTAGAAGTGTGATTTCTCTGCTGTGGACTAACTGCAGAGAACTAACTGGCAACAAACATTAAGTGCAACACCAGTGGCTACCATTTCATAAAGtctagaaaaacaaatgttttccaaCTCAGCTGCCAACAGATAAGTAACGCTAATGTTCATTAAAAGCCAAGTGAGTtgaaaatcagtaaataaaatgagaaaagggaCAAATACCATTACTATCATCTGAGTCCTTCCTAAAGCACTGTATTTGCCCTGTAAGGTTTGGACCTCTATTACCATATGAACAAACTCTTCGGTAGCAAGGAACTACATGACATCTTTTGTTCCAGAGCTGCAAGACACTTCTGAAATCTGTCAAGTTTGATTTTCTATGAATTTCCAACATCTTTAGCCAATAATGTGGACTCTAATAAAGCCTAAATGGTTCTTCATTGCACTATTGAATAATAGCAGACCTTTTTAACACGGGTGATGTGTTCTTGAACATGGAGTCCTATTTGTCCTATTTAAGGTCAACAATCACTGCTCCTATGAAGAAACCTTTTAGACCCTTATTACccatgattttctattttttatttttctgtcctcACAATCTGTACCTATACCTGTGATTTTCAAGCAAAGATTGGTTTATGTCTTTATTATCTCTACCTCTCAATTATTTCACATTGGTTAATTTAACTAGATGTAATATCTAGTAGCAATAACCTTGCATTTAGTATCTATCTagtatttaaatctttaaaataatcacatGTATGTTGGCTGATTCCTTTGAAAAACATTCAAACTACCTATTAATCAAAAGACTATGAGCAAACCAGATACTTACTgcagaagtggaagaaaaaaaaaaaaaaaggcattatatCAACTGCCACTCAAATTGAGCTGCAGTAGGCAGCTAGGACTCACAGGCTTAGAAAATGAGATGGAGTCCACTCTATTATACTAGCTGCTCAGCCCTAAACGTGTCTAAGTGCTGCCCACTGGGTAGCACTAAAGGAGATACAATTATGTTTATATCCAGCTTATTTACTAGTAaatgtttctttataataaaaacagaacaaaaattaaaatcagctCAACTATTTTAAGCTATTTAACCTATTCCCaaatatgacaagaaaaaaaaaaaaaaaagaaatcctcacAAAAGTTTCTTAAATGCTTTCCTATTGATTTAGACTAACAGCATAAAACGTAGCACAGAAATTAATCAAATTTAGATACCACCTTAATCCTAGATTGTACTTCATAACTAACTTCTGGAATAGAAGTGatcagaatctaaaataaaaaggcaagcaGGTACAGAAGGGGAATAAATATGTATAGCACACAACAATGAACTCTAATTCTTCAAAATTAGAAGGCTTAactccacaataaaaaaaataagcaacagtcaataaatatatttttaaaaattcaaccaaATTAGTATTCCCTATCTcagatacagaaaaattaagcaaCTTACCTGCGGTCAATAGCTAAGAACAGAAACATCAAGAGCTAAGAACCATCACTGGAACTCAGGCGTAACTCCAAAGCTTTAGTTTATAAAGtcattttgcatatattatcccaggaacaaaataatataaatattaacttgGGCATCAACAAAAAAGGCTGAGATTAAGGCTCCATATAGTAGTAGACTGTGGTCATCAACGAGTAAGGAACTCCTGGTCAAAAACGTAGTTATTCCCCTCACTAAAAATGTATAGGGTACAACGCttcataaagctttttttttttttttttttgcatgttttcatAAACTGCTATaaattgattttgaaaaaatCCCTAAAAATTTCAGAGGTTTATTATATCTCTACACAATATTCCTTTTATAGCAGATCCTCAAATAACATCTTTTGTTCGACACTGTTTCGTTAAAacactgagaaggaaaaaaaaatgattcccaGGTTACTTGTtctgtgtggagtttgcacaTTCTCCCCAAGTCTGCGTGGGTTTTCTCTGGGCACTTCattttcctcccacatcccaaataTGTGTATGTTGGGTTACTTAGCATGTCTAAATGATCTCAGTCTGAGTGACTCTGGGTATGTGTGTGGTTGCAAGTGTATCCTGCGATAGAACAGCATCCTGTCAGGGTTGGTCCCCATTTTGCTACTGAGCTGCTGTGACAGATCTCAGCCACCCACAACCCTGAACTGGAGTAACCGCATAAATcattatcttatttgtttttattaatctttcttcaATGTATCTATAACTCACATTTGTTTTTAGTCTTTACCTAGAAGTCTGGGGGTATTTTTGTGATCAAAAATATGCTGTAGGAACTCAACTTACTCATATCAATTAACCTTTACTAGAACTGACTTCCTCATACTTCGTCTCACTTAAAGTTAGTTTCCTTCGTCTCACTTAAAGttacagtttccaagaacctatcaacaATGTTAAGTGAGGATTTACGGTACTTACTTTAAACCCACCTCATTCAAGTCCAAATGGGACTGTCACAGTATtctgaaaattaatttaagaagtgtgtttaattgtttaaaaaaagaaaaaggatgaacTTCTTCACATACTTGAGAGATCTACAGGATATATGAAGAAAGCAAAATGCAGACATTGTTTATAGTAAGCAATGTTTTGAGTAATAAAAAATAcggtcatgcattgcttaatgacaaGAGTAGGTTCTGAAAATTGTGTCACTGTACAAACATCATATagcatacttacacaaacctagatataTACAGCCTACTACATAGCTAGGCTATATGGTACACACcagactacaaacctgtacagcatgttccTGTACTGAATACTGAGGCAATTCTAACACATGGtaattatttgtgtatctaaacatatcaaaacataaaaaagtacagtgaaaatatggcaaaaaagataaaaaatggtataaCCGTCTAGGGCACTTACCACGACTGGAGCTTGTAGGATTAAAAGTTGCTCCGAGTGAGGTACTTGTGTTGAGTGAACGTGAAGGCCCAGAACATTACTGTGCACTACTGAAGATTTACAAACACTACACACTTAGGCtatactacatttatttttttaaattccatttcttcaataaattaaccttagcttacggtaatctttttacttttttaaacttaatttaactcttttttttaacactttaGCTTAAAATACATTGTGctgctatacaaaaatatttatcctttatatccttattctaaaagcttttttctattcttttaattttaaattttcttttacttttttaaacatttagaaaaacattatgacacaaacatacacattagcctaggcctatacAGCATCAGGATCATTGATATCACTATTTTCCACCTCCATAtcctgtcccactggaaggtcttcagggtcAAGAACATCCATGGAGCTGTCacctcctatgataacaatgccctCTTCCAGAATACCTTCTGAAGGACCTATCTGGGCCTGGTTCtacagctttgtttttttaattaagtatGAGTACACtctaatgatttaaaaatatagtatagtaaatacacaaaCGAGTAAGTCAGTCAcctattatcattatcaagtattaggTACTACCCATAATTATGTGAGCTacacttttatatgactggcagtaAGTCTGTGTACACGAGAATCACCACAAACACCTAAGTAATACTGTGTGCTACATTGTGATGGCTACACATCACTAGGCAacaaatttttcagctccattaccATCTTATGAAACCACTATCATATATGCAGTCCActgttgactgaaatgttgttaTACAGTGCACGACTATATATAAGCtatgttttatgtgtattttcaaaaagaatcaaTGCCAAAGtaaaaagtaataacaaaaattaaGGGGTAAAAGAGAACAGGATGAAGCAAAGAGTAACGGTAAGACTTCTGGGAATTATTTATTACACAGAATAGCCAACCTCTATGATGCCCCTCACGGGCTTCTGCACATGAATAGCATTCATGACAATGGGTTAGTATCATTTACATTCTTAGAAATTAGAAAGATTTGACTCCACAATACAAAAATGACCAAAGAATAAGCAACAAGCACATGAGTATCTGCTCCCTTGTGTAGTCCCTCACATACTGAATAGGGCTGACCTGTATACCAAGAGAATATTGCAGAAATGATAGTGACATTTCTGAGGACAGGCTATAAAAGACAGGTATCTTCTACCTCATTCTCTTCTGATTGCTCATTCTGGTGAAGCTGTCATGTCATGAGGTCACCCAAGCAGCCCTATGGAGAAGTCCAAATGGTAAAGAACTGAATCCTCCAGCTCTGGTTAAGCTTCAGATGACTATAACTCCAGCAGCCATTTTTAattgcaacctcatgagagatgCTGAGCCAAAATCACCCAGCTAAACCATTCCCGGATATCTGTCTAAAACTGTATGAGATAATAAACTTTTGTTGTCTAAGCATCTACGTTTTGGGATAATAGTTACACAGTAATACGTAATACACATAGTTTTGACTTTGGAAACGTAAGGGATAGCTGTAAGAAAAAATGACTCAAGACACATTAACAAATGCAAAGTGTGAACCTTGTTAGGCCCCTAATTTGAACAAGtcaattttcttgaaacaattaGGGAAATTCAAATATAGACTAGTACGTGTCGACATTAAGAATCACTGTTGAAGTTGCAGCGAGCTATCATCAAGCctgtgcactccaacctgggcaacagagtgacaccctgtctcaattaaaaataaaaaagaatcactgttaaataacagcatggtggttatattaaaaagaagattATCAGTTAGACATACATACTGAAATAGCTGAGTATAATAAGCTGTTCATAATTTGATTTAAACTACTCCAGCAAATTAAAAGGGGTGCAGTGgggaaaaatgatgaaaaaataatgcCAAATATTGGTAAATGTTGAAGCCACGTGACTACATGAAGAGTTGATTATTCTATGTATGTTTCAATATTTACATAATAAAGTCTACTCAGCTTTTCATTATATTGGCATATGATTTTACGGATTTTAATtatatgctttttcattttttcagtttgTCAAACAGCAATATGGTCTCTGATGATTTTTAGCGTTCTTCTCCTTACCAGTTACATTTCTGGCAACATCACACAGTCTTCCAGTAACAGGCACTGGCTTTATATGAAGAAGGGTAACATTATcccttttggttttttaaataatgCTCAGTATCTTGTTGATCCTTTTAACTGAACAACATATTAAGACTATATTTATTTGGAATAAAATTCACAGTTCCAAGGTCCCTTTTATGGGAGTTAAGTAACAACTCAGAATTCTTAATTTTAGTTTGGACTATTACACATTGTAAGAGATTGCTATGTTAATAAATTATAAGTGATACATTTTATGTTGGTAATTCTGCCAAATTATAACCAGTAGTTGATCTAAATAACTGGCAATGTCAAAGACTCATTATAcatcaaaaagtatttattaaagtAACCTATAATTAATGCTGGGAATctataaataatgaatatatttatctaaaGCTGTGCTCTTAAAatagtcactagccacatgtggctactgagcacctgaaatgtggctTGTCTGAATTGTGAtatgttgtttgttgtttgaagTGTTCCGAATCGGTGTCAAATCCCAGACTTCTAATACACAGTaccaaaaaattaactttttaatagtGATTACACGTTGGATACATTAGACTAAATAAAATGTTaccttttcttaaatatttttctaatgcagctaaatagaaaaattacatgTGGCTTCTACCATAATTCTTTTGGACAGCACTGATCTAGAATTAGATCAGTTACTAATAGTTTAAACGATGTCATGTATTAACTGCACAATTTTCATATTGTATGTTTTAATGTAAGCTAACAGTTAATTGTAGCAAGGTATACAATATTACTTAAAAGAATTAAATGCATATAAACGGTGTTAATCTGCTATCTCTGGAAAAAGGAATTTGGTTGCTGTGGACAGAGGTGGGAGAGAAAATTTTCACTGTATgtcctttcacatttttaaaattttacttatttgaaaatgctcaattaaaacaaACACTTCATAGTATGTTTAGATATTGCTAGTAGAGCCTTAATTCccatttatttatacataaacaGCAAACATTATTTGGTACAATGATCCTTCCAACTGTCACTGTATCACAGTACACATTATACACTGCTTACACAGTACACGGTATACACTGCTTACACAGTACACAGTATACACTGCTTACACAGTACACAGTATACACTGCTTACACAGTACACAGTATACACTGCTTACACAGTACACGGTATACACTGCTTACACAGTACACAGTATACACTGCTTACACAGTACACAGTATACACTGCTTAAAATgggatttatttaaaaacaaatctttagTTCACTTGAGGTAGGCATTAAACTCTCATCATACCTATACTCTGCTTTTGTCTATTTCAGCCCACATCTGCTTTAGTTCTAGTTTGTTCTAGTTTTGGCAGTAGCATTTTGGTGCAGAGGAGGAGTTAACTAAAGTAGGTTGAGAAAAGGCTTAATAAGAAATTCTTCACAAACCACTGATTCATCAGCAAAATGTCACCTGCTAGTCCATAATGACTGGTGTTCATCCAAGGAGACAACGCTGtggagttttgttgtttttttttttttttttttttggctttgtttttgagacagggtctcattctgttgcccaggctggagtgcagtggagtgatcacagctcactgcagcccagacTGCTTCAACTCAACAATGCAACCAattcttccacttcagcttcccaagtagctggaactacaggcacatgccatagCACACGGCTAACTTTTTTAAATCGTTCTTTTacttgtagggacagggtctcactatgtcacccagcttagtcacaaactcctgggctcaagtgatcctcctggctcagtctcccaaagagctgggattataggcgtgagccaccacacctagccaggtAACTCCGAAAGTATCACCACAGGATAGGATTCTATTCCAAAAGTGGTCAGTTCATTTTAgcctatgttttgtttttgttttcatgtgaTTGATAACTTTAATCACTTGCTTTGGGTGCTGGAAATACATTATACCACTATCTGACCCGTTAAACAAATAGTTAGAGCGCCACCTGGTGTTTGTTCTGAAGTGGAATGTGGTTTTAAACGTCCCAACATGCCCAGGCAACACAAAAACCACATTTAATCTGGAAGGCACCCTAGAGATAAGTAAATACTTAGTCCCGCTCTGCAGAACTCCAAGGTTTTCAACGAGGCACCTTAGTGCCTGCTGTCTGAGGTCTGTTACCCTTCAATCCCCTATTTTAAATACACAgctttcaaattatatttcattcAGAACTAAAGACATTCTTTTGAAACCACTGTGTTTAGTCCAATTTTCACATTTTACAGTGAAAGAATATCAAAACCCAGAGAGACTAAATTGCATATCCAAGGATGgattatttcagaagaaaaagtcTGACTTAAAATACACTGCTTTTATTCCATTAAAGACATATTGctaaatttacaaaattataaaaggcTACTTACTAATCTTACCCAAAAAATCCACTACAACTAAAGTTATCCTTTACctctatttagaaatatttttaaattagaaaaatcatgCACGGATGCTGAAGAAAGGAGGCAGATAAAACAGCATGTAAGTATAACACAAAATAAAGTGTGAAATCACCAGTCTGAACTTCACTACCCTCCCCGAGGGTCACCACTGACTAATGACTGTCTTTCACTCTATCTATATTCATAGAAACACttttttaaggtatttttttcaTTCCATTAATTGGAAACAAACCTGACATATTGTTCTATTTGGTTTTTTAAACATCAAATCTGTCAGCACATCAAAATTTTTCCTGCGTTTAAGGCACGACTAAATACATGAAGTGTTTacaacaatgctgcaataaacacttCTACACATGTACTTTCCCAAACATGTGTTCTAAACTCTATTTTACCTTCAATCTGACCTGCTTGTGTCTGAGCTCCTGTGTATGGTGGTTGCTGCGGCTGAACTCCTGGTGGGTGAgctgctgaggaggaggaagcaaTGCTGTCGGGTGTTCCTGAACGATCTTCTGCAGGAGCACTGGGTGGCCCTGAATAgtcaaaaaaaaagtcagtttagTATCCAATACCTGGCCTTCCCCCAGTAAGCTCAAGGAATACATTTGGTTAAAAGATACTAAAAATACTATAGAATAAGTATATAACCACAAATATGGCTTTTTACATTAAATGTATgtactttatttttccctttgttccaGTCTGTTAATCCAAAGCTACAACTGGAAGTCCTTCCTTATAAAGTGTAAAGTACTATATTCCCGAGTCTTAACCTCTtcctgcaaaaaaacaaaactcatgtcTGCAACGCCAATATCCTCCTA
This sequence is a window from Macaca fascicularis isolate 582-1 chromosome 2, T2T-MFA8v1.1. Protein-coding genes within it:
- the TFG gene encoding protein TFG isoform X1 translates to MNGQLDLSGKLIIKAQLGEDIRRIPIHNEDITYDELVLMMQRVFRGKLLSNDEVTIKYKDEDGDLITIFDSSDLSFAIQCSRILKLTLFVNGQPRPLESSQVKYLRRELIELRNKVNRLLDSLEPPGEPGPSTNIPENDTVDGREEKPASDSSGKQSTQVMAASMSAFDPLKNQDEINKNVMSAFGLTDDQVSGPPSAPAEDRSGTPDSIASSSSAAHPPGVQPQQPPYTGAQTQAGQIEGQMYQQYQQQAGYGAQQPQAPPQQPQQYGIQYSASYSQQTGPQQPQQFQGYGQQPTSQAPAPAFSGQPQQLPAQPPQQYQASNYPAQTYTAQTSQPTNYTVAPASQPGMAPSQPGAYQPRPGFTSLPGSTMTPPPSGPNPYARNRPPFGQGYTQPGPGYR
- the TFG gene encoding protein TFG isoform X2; this translates as MNGQLDLSGKLIIKAQLGEDIRRIPIHNEDITYDELVLMMQRVFRGKLLSNDEVTIKYKDEDGDLITIFDSSDLSFAIQCSRILKLTLFVNGQPRPLESSQVKYLRRELIELRNKVNRLLDSLEPPGEPGPSTNIPENDTVDGREEKPASDSSGKQSTQVMAASMSAFDPLKNQDEINKNVMSAFGLTDDQVSGPPSAPAEDRSGTPDSIASSSSAAHPPGVQPQQPPYTGAQTQAGQMYQQYQQQAGYGAQQPQAPPQQPQQYGIQYSASYSQQTGPQQPQQFQGYGQQPTSQAPAPAFSGQPQQLPAQPPQQYQASNYPAQTYTAQTSQPTNYTVAPASQPGMAPSQPGAYQPRPGFTSLPGSTMTPPPSGPNPYARNRPPFGQGYTQPGPGYR